The following DNA comes from Methanothrix sp..
ATCACCCGGCCATTCCGATCGCAGTAGCGGAAGACCACCTGCTCTTGATCGTTGAGCTTTTTGATCAGCCCGGGCGAGGCGGTGACCAGGTTCCCCCCCCCATGGGCGATCGGGATCTTCAAGAGAGCGCCCATCTCAATCAGATACGAGCCGCTGCACCTTCTGGAGGAGGCATCATGGCGCAGGTACACCCAATCGCAGTAGTAGCCCCGGCGGACGATCTGCCCTTTGGAGACCATCACATTCTGGGCCAGGGCCATCTCCACCCTCTCCCCTCCGGGAACCAGGCCGGGTAAGAGTCCTGCCTCCACCAGGATCTGAAAACCATTGCAGATTCCCAAGATCGGCTTGCCCGATGCTGCCTCCTCTTTCAGGGTATTTAGCACCGGCTCCTTGGAGGCAATCGCCCCCGCCCGCAACCGATCCTGATAGGCGAAACCCCCGGGGATGATGAACCCGTCAAAGCAGGAGAGCTCCCCCTCCGGCCGGTTCCAGCGGAAGATCTCACCCTCCATTCCCACCTCCTTGACCGCCACCAGGGTTTCAAACTCGCAGTTCGTCCCAGGGAACTGCATCACTGCGATCTTCATCTCATCGCCTCCACCAGGCCTTCAGTCCATGCATTCCTCGCCTCGTCCAGGTCCAGGTCGGCCACCGTCTCCCCCGATCTGCTGATCCTGATCCTTCTCTTCGCTGTCACCCTGCCGATCTTTGCCGGCAGGAGGTCATGGCTCCTCAATAGCTCCTCCAGCCTCCTCTCCTTTCCTGCCTTCGCCTCCAGGAGGAAGCCCGATGATTCAGAGAACAGCAGTTTGTCCGTTCTCAGATCCAGATCGCCGCAGATCACACCATCCAGGTCCAGCTCCATGCCAAACCTCGCCGGCCGGGTTATGGCCATCTCCATTGCCGTCGCCGCCAGCCCGCCATTGGAGATGTCATGTGCCGCCGAGAGCAAAC
Coding sequences within:
- the purQ gene encoding phosphoribosylformylglycinamidine synthase I codes for the protein MKIAVMQFPGTNCEFETLVAVKEVGMEGEIFRWNRPEGELSCFDGFIIPGGFAYQDRLRAGAIASKEPVLNTLKEEAASGKPILGICNGFQILVEAGLLPGLVPGGERVEMALAQNVMVSKGQIVRRGYYCDWVYLRHDASSRRCSGSYLIEMGALLKIPIAHGGGNLVTASPGLIKKLNDQEQVVFRYCDRNGRVIDEFPVNVNGSTESIAAICNPQGNVLGMMPHPERAFFAWQLPSFDPRKHRPNEPGPGRRIFESMKRYIEVESC